Proteins from a single region of Oncorhynchus masou masou isolate Uvic2021 unplaced genomic scaffold, UVic_Omas_1.1 unplaced_scaffold_1___fragment_2___debris, whole genome shotgun sequence:
- the LOC135538640 gene encoding cell cycle control protein 50A-like encodes MMASNYNAKEEDGHQPAAIGHGGAGTVKNKKPDNTAFKQQRLPAWQPILTAGTVLPAFFVIGLIFIPIGIGLFVTSNNIKELEIDYTGVDMSSPCYNCSQSYSWNSTKPCTCSVPFFLDQPFESNVFMYYGLSNFYQNHRRYVKSRDDSQLNGDKTSLKSPSKECEPYRTSDEKPIAPCGAIANSLFNDTLELYYIDPNGSRTAIPLVKKGIAWWTDKHVKFRNPGGNDNLTVVFQGTSKPVNWRKSVYELDPSDPDNNGFINEDFIVWMRTAALPTFRKLYRIIHKKPNMTPTLPLGQYILEVTYNYPVRSFEGRKRMILSTISWMGGKNPFLGIAYITVGSVCFFLGIVLLIIHHKYGNRNHSADIPS; translated from the exons ATGATGGCGTCTAACTACAACGCTAAGGAAGAGGACGGGCACCAGCCTGCTGCTATTGGCCATGGAGGAGCAGGAACTGTCAAAAATAAAAAGCCGGACAACACTGCGTTCAAACAACAAAGACTGCCCGCTTGGCAACCTATTTTGACAGCCGGCACTGTTCTTCCTGCTTTCTTTGTCATTGGTCTCATCTTTATCCCAATCGGCATTGGCCTATTCGTGACATCAAACAACATCAAAGAGTTAGAG ATCGATTACACTGGTGTTGACATGTCAAGTCCGTGCTATAACTGCTCTCAAAGCTACAGCTGGAACAGCACAAAGCCATGTACCTGCTCTGTTCCCTTCTTTCTGGATCAACCATTTGAG AGCAACGTGTTCATGTACTACGGATTGTCAAACTTCTATCAGAATCACAGACGCTATGTGAAGTCCAGAGATGACAGCCAGTTGAATGGAGACAAAACTTCTCTGAAG AGCCCCAGCAAGGAATGTGAGCCGTACCGCACCAGTGACGAAAAGCCTATCGCTCCATGTGGTGCAATCGCCAACAGCCTCTTCAATG ACACTCTGGAGCTGTATTACATTGACCCCAATGGCTCCAGAACTGCGATTCCTCTGGTGAAGAAGGGTATTGCATGGTGGACAGACAAGCATGTGAAGTTTAGGAACCCCGGTGGAAACGACAACCTCACTGTAGTTTTCCAAG GCACCAGCAAACCTGTCAACTGGAGGAAATCTGTCTATGAGCTGGACCCTTCAGACCCTGACAACAATGGCTTCATCAATGAGGATTTCATTGTGTGGATGAGGACAGCTGCCCTGCCCACCTTCCGCAAGCTGTACCGCATCATCCATAAGAAGCCCAACATGACCCCGACTCTGCCCCTAGGACAATACATCCTGGAGGTCACCTACA ATTATCCCGTGCGGAGCTTCGAGGGCAGGAAGCGTATGATCCTGAGCACCATCTCCTGGATGGGTGGCAAGAACCCCTTCCTGGGCATCGCTTACATCACTGTGGGCTCAGTCTGCTTCTTCCTGGGCATCGTCCTCCTCATCATCCACCACAAATATGGCAACCGTAACCACAGTGCAGACATTCCCAGCTAA